The sequence GGTGTTCCTCCAGGTACTGGGTGCGCTCCGGGTCGTGCACCGAACCGTCGGCCAGGACGACATCCTGGTAGGCCGAGCCGTTCTCGGTGACGTAGAGGCGCTCGACGCCGTACTCCTCGGTCAGGCGCAGGAGCAACTGCTCCAGGCCCTGCGCGTGCACCTCCCAGTCCATGTGGGTGTGCCGGGACCCGGGCAGGTAGACCTGCTTGGCCTGCGGGACCGGGCCGGACGGGTCGGCGGTGACGACCTGGCGGAAGTAGTAGTTGACGCCCAGCCAGTCCAGCGGCGCGGAGATCAGCTCCATGTCACCTTCCTGGACCGGGAGTTCGACTCCGTACAGGTCCACCATGTCCTGCGGGTAGCCGCGCCCCAGGATCGGGTCGAGCCACCAGCGGTTGGTGTGGCCGTCGCCGCGCACCGCCGCCGCCCGGTCCGCCTCGCGGTCGGTGGCCGGTTCCACCGGGCTGAGGTTGTTGACGATGCCGACCCGGGCGTCGGGGGAGATGCTCCGGATCGCCCGGACCGCGAGGCCGTGGCCCAGGTGCAGGTGGTAGGAGGCCCGGACGGCGGCGGTCAGGTCGGTGAGACCCGGTGCCATCGTGCCCTCCAGATGGCCGATCCACGCCGAGCACAGGGGCTCGTTGAGGGTCGCCCAGTCCTTGACACGGTCCCCGAGCCGTTCCACGACGACCGAGGTGTACGCGGCGAAGTGCTCCGCGGTCTCCCGTACGGTCCAGCCGCCCCGGTCCTGGAGCGCCTGCGGAAGGTCCCAGTGGTAGAGCGTGGC is a genomic window of Streptomyces sp. NBC_00708 containing:
- a CDS encoding GH1 family beta-glucosidase, coding for MNDLSALPAGFTWGVATAAYQIEGAVAEDGRAPSIWDTFSHTPGKVAGGDTGDVACDHYHRVPEDIGLIKEVGANAYRFSLAWPRIVPGGDGPVNAAGLDFYDRLVDGLLEAGITPFATLYHWDLPQALQDRGGWTVRETAEHFAAYTSVVVERLGDRVKDWATLNEPLCSAWIGHLEGTMAPGLTDLTAAVRASYHLHLGHGLAVRAIRSISPDARVGIVNNLSPVEPATDREADRAAAVRGDGHTNRWWLDPILGRGYPQDMVDLYGVELPVQEGDMELISAPLDWLGVNYYFRQVVTADPSGPVPQAKQVYLPGSRHTHMDWEVHAQGLEQLLLRLTEEYGVERLYVTENGSAYQDVVLADGSVHDPERTQYLEEHLAACARAVRKGAPLAGYFAWSLLDNFEWAYGYDKRFGLVHVDYATQRRTVKSSGRRYAELIREASTPRSRKAA